A window from Mogibacterium neglectum encodes these proteins:
- a CDS encoding pLS20_p028 family conjugation system transmembrane protein, whose translation MKTKPQLNKRRWKKRISSFSIFFFVGLILASPVFADEGDKYLSFYKNNADILKTNTLFLDALRAILWYGVIALVKLGQEVQKLYDTAFGFIDLTTNSDVTAFVNQFKPVFIALTAAALVYLGIILILHHDKKPNVVTNIVIAALCVSCSTFIFSSFNSLLVSFKDGVNNTSIKSEQEVYTIVNNNSFDVLKLYNKYGTGLNKGKYANGKAGINKENFGYFNINEVINYKSKLLASEENPFKYRIGYILDGKAGTVENSNGWGINENDDADFGNEFYYRYSFQFLVAYIQLIALIVVYLAMSYKVVRVAFELVVARLLAYLYSAELSGGEKIKKILAFIRDSYILLAVSIVCIKVYVIFTTFITKTAGTGFTAAIFSLFLAFTVIDGPNLVERVLGMDAGLKSSTARMMAVGGMAVAGTRAATNLGKGVGRKIGGTLKNASDKKAADMAKAGATGAALGAADDKEKNTTRGKDGAGGTMETSGISKVSNTETGSSGSSFDKDVSSGLSTEGAASSSLADRMDSALSDKHENRNLGSELQKSNHHSKAGSESFNSRVNNLDRQQTRKNTVVTSSKPRTITRSKSKFMDKGDKK comes from the coding sequence TTGAAAACTAAACCACAATTAAATAAAAGAAGATGGAAGAAGCGGATTTCTAGTTTTTCCATCTTCTTTTTTGTAGGACTAATACTTGCTAGTCCTGTTTTTGCGGATGAAGGAGATAAATACCTATCATTCTATAAAAACAACGCAGATATACTAAAAACAAACACATTATTTTTAGATGCACTTAGAGCTATCTTGTGGTATGGAGTAATTGCATTAGTTAAGCTAGGGCAAGAAGTACAGAAGCTTTATGATACAGCGTTTGGATTTATAGACTTAACTACAAATAGTGATGTAACCGCATTTGTTAATCAATTCAAGCCTGTATTTATAGCTTTAACAGCAGCTGCTCTTGTATATCTAGGAATTATCCTGATATTACACCATGATAAAAAGCCTAATGTTGTTACAAATATTGTTATTGCTGCTCTTTGTGTATCATGCAGTACCTTTATTTTTAGCTCTTTTAATTCACTTTTAGTGTCATTTAAAGATGGTGTAAACAATACATCAATCAAAAGTGAACAAGAGGTCTATACGATTGTTAATAACAACAGCTTCGATGTCCTGAAGCTTTATAACAAATATGGTACTGGTCTTAATAAAGGTAAATATGCTAATGGTAAAGCTGGAATAAACAAAGAAAACTTTGGATATTTTAATATCAACGAAGTTATAAATTACAAAAGTAAACTTCTAGCTTCAGAGGAAAATCCATTTAAGTATAGAATAGGTTACATACTAGATGGCAAAGCTGGTACGGTAGAAAATTCCAATGGATGGGGAATAAATGAAAATGACGATGCGGATTTTGGTAACGAGTTTTACTATCGTTACTCGTTTCAGTTCCTTGTTGCATATATCCAGCTAATAGCACTCATAGTTGTTTATCTGGCAATGTCATATAAGGTTGTCAGAGTAGCATTTGAGCTTGTAGTAGCTAGGCTACTGGCTTATCTATATTCAGCAGAGTTATCTGGTGGAGAGAAGATAAAGAAGATATTAGCATTTATAAGAGATAGCTATATATTACTAGCTGTATCAATCGTGTGTATAAAGGTGTATGTAATCTTTACAACCTTTATAACAAAGACTGCTGGAACTGGTTTTACAGCTGCTATTTTTTCTCTTTTTCTAGCTTTTACGGTCATAGATGGACCGAATCTAGTTGAAAGGGTACTAGGTATGGATGCTGGATTAAAGTCATCTACAGCGAGAATGATGGCTGTTGGCGGTATGGCTGTTGCTGGTACTAGAGCAGCAACCAATCTAGGTAAAGGAGTAGGAAGAAAGATTGGTGGCACGCTGAAGAACGCAAGCGATAAAAAGGCTGCGGATATGGCTAAAGCTGGTGCTACTGGTGCAGCTCTTGGAGCAGCAGACGATAAAGAGAAAAATACTACCAGGGGAAAAGATGGTGCTGGCGGCACTATGGAAACATCAGGAATTAGTAAAGTAAGTAATACAGAAACTGGTTCTTCAGGAAGCTCTTTTGATAAAGATGTATCTTCTGGTCTATCTACCGAAGGAGCTGCATCGAGCAGCCTTGCAGATAGAATGGATAGTGCATTAAGTGATAAGCACGAAAACAGGAATTTAGGATCTGAACTACAGAAGTCAAACCACCATTCAAAAGCTGGTTCTGAAAGCTTTAATAGTAGAGTAAATAACCTAGATAGACAGCAGACTAGGAAGAATACGGTTGTGACAAGTTCTAAGCCTAGAACGATAACTAGATCAAAGAGTAAGTTCATGGATAAGGGAGATAAGAAGTAA
- a CDS encoding DUF5592 family protein produces MARTVTTDSIESRTSVAFGYDVWDLFFLMFYIALIYSLRIFVHPKLRIAYIIFSVLVAIFLTTRSTLNKRRKNYESLYFLISKDISTYRPFYSRKDR; encoded by the coding sequence ATGGCAAGAACAGTAACTACGGATTCAATAGAAAGTAGAACTAGCGTAGCATTTGGATATGATGTATGGGATCTCTTTTTTCTCATGTTTTACATTGCTCTTATATACTCGCTAAGAATATTTGTGCATCCTAAACTAAGGATTGCATACATCATATTTTCAGTATTAGTGGCTATATTTTTAACCACAAGAAGCACGCTCAATAAAAGAAGAAAAAATTATGAGAGTTTATACTTCTTAATTTCAAAAGATATATCCACTTATAGACCATTCTATAGCAGAAAGGATAGATAA
- a CDS encoding CHAP domain-containing protein, which translates to MNLKRHLKKILIGSVISVLSFMIILSAIVVAITSTMQSAGGAWYKLKKTNENTETEETESGDIQAGVIKGKRTSYPSGDNLFYFGANLNPWVSMGARPGYHNCTWYAFGRFGEILGKRPALPTGNANMWYSHCTAYKKGKTPKVGAVICWDYTNHDCGHVAIVEEVKSNGDIVVSQSGWRGGKFWMTNVTKASGYRPQGRYVFQGFIYQP; encoded by the coding sequence ATGAACCTAAAAAGGCATTTAAAGAAGATTCTCATCGGTTCTGTTATATCTGTTTTATCATTCATGATAATTCTATCAGCAATCGTTGTTGCAATTACCAGCACTATGCAAAGTGCTGGCGGTGCATGGTATAAGCTTAAAAAAACAAATGAGAATACAGAAACTGAAGAAACAGAAAGCGGAGACATTCAGGCTGGTGTAATCAAAGGTAAAAGAACTTCATATCCTTCAGGAGATAACCTCTTTTACTTTGGTGCAAATCTTAATCCTTGGGTCAGCATGGGTGCAAGACCAGGATATCATAATTGTACCTGGTATGCTTTTGGAAGGTTCGGAGAAATCCTAGGAAAAAGACCGGCACTTCCTACAGGAAATGCTAATATGTGGTATAGTCATTGTACAGCATACAAAAAAGGTAAGACACCTAAAGTTGGAGCTGTTATATGTTGGGATTATACTAATCATGACTGCGGTCATGTTGCCATTGTAGAAGAAGTGAAATCTAATGGTGATATAGTTGTATCTCAATCTGGATGGCGAGGTGGCAAGTTCTGGATGACGAATGTTACAAAGGCGAGTGGTTACAGACCGCAAGGACGGTATGTGTTTCAAGGCTTTATTTACCAGCCGTAG
- a CDS encoding VirB4 family type IV secretion system protein, protein MSKFGKKKKGKFKTEIPLDEELFEYIQPAGGITFKDPNYITTGDGYIRCLHLYQLPKLLDDFWLDNFFKLEDCISVMDIHAKDNAEVKKNINRSLKEEFARARTAKDYMELYDAKLRQEQLQGMYDELTSLGEVVKDVDIRTFVSGRNLVELDDRCKEIISSLEADSYMTATMLNEGKREWQAIFEPYQTQHSKIFSMKAHPLMSEQVAMGNPFSYSELIDDHGDLLGFTPVSGAVIFDEFHKTATRKHYNSLVCGDMGSGKSTFLKKRFKANAAKGNFIRTFDITGEFEKLTREFGGKIIKCNGEDGMLNPLEILKAGEDDFTSYSKHISKVATFFRCILPQTDDQIVTNLEILLRDFYELYKLVPAEGRSITGQPAKNYPTFSNFLSFLDDQIEVEKTRKYTSSVDAGLAQNKALIVNQIRDAVSTIVGNYGSMFDGHTSVDNLVDEKIVTFDISDIKDLGNVFVAQMFNMVSLCWDNAVNNGSIMKSMWENKEIELEDVTCFLILIDESHRWVNTKMVQILELLIQYLREARKFFAGITFASQSVRDFAPQGASDPHIDKIRVLFELTQYKFMFKQDSSTLPLINDVFGSALSFSQVERIPFLGMGDTILSISGDRSLEFKVYLNKQYEESIFSGGR, encoded by the coding sequence ATGAGTAAGTTCGGTAAAAAGAAAAAGGGGAAATTTAAGACTGAAATTCCGTTAGACGAAGAACTTTTTGAGTATATCCAACCAGCTGGTGGAATTACTTTTAAAGATCCTAATTATATAACTACAGGGGATGGATATATAAGATGTTTACACCTTTATCAGCTTCCCAAATTGCTTGATGATTTTTGGCTAGATAACTTCTTTAAGCTAGAGGACTGTATATCTGTAATGGATATACATGCTAAAGATAATGCAGAAGTTAAAAAGAATATTAACCGTTCTTTGAAGGAAGAATTTGCCAGGGCTAGGACTGCTAAAGACTACATGGAACTTTATGATGCGAAGCTTAGACAAGAGCAGCTTCAAGGGATGTATGATGAACTAACATCCCTGGGAGAAGTTGTAAAGGATGTAGATATAAGAACCTTTGTAAGTGGAAGAAATCTGGTAGAGCTAGATGATAGATGTAAAGAAATCATTTCTAGTCTTGAAGCAGATAGTTACATGACTGCAACAATGCTAAATGAGGGCAAGAGGGAATGGCAAGCTATTTTTGAGCCTTATCAGACACAGCACAGCAAGATTTTTTCAATGAAAGCACATCCGTTAATGAGTGAACAGGTTGCTATGGGAAATCCGTTCTCATATAGTGAGCTTATAGATGATCATGGAGATTTACTTGGATTTACACCAGTTAGTGGTGCAGTTATATTTGACGAGTTCCATAAAACTGCAACGAGAAAACATTACAACTCACTTGTATGCGGAGATATGGGTTCTGGAAAATCAACCTTCCTGAAGAAAAGGTTTAAGGCTAATGCTGCTAAAGGAAACTTTATAAGAACCTTTGATATTACTGGAGAGTTTGAAAAGCTGACTAGGGAATTTGGCGGTAAAATTATAAAGTGTAATGGTGAAGATGGTATGCTTAATCCTTTAGAAATACTAAAGGCTGGCGAAGATGATTTTACTTCATATAGTAAACATATTTCAAAAGTAGCAACATTCTTCAGGTGTATTTTGCCGCAGACAGATGACCAGATAGTAACTAATCTAGAAATCTTGCTAAGAGACTTCTATGAATTATATAAGCTAGTGCCAGCTGAAGGTAGAAGTATTACAGGGCAGCCAGCTAAGAACTATCCAACATTTTCAAATTTTCTTTCTTTTTTAGATGATCAAATTGAGGTTGAGAAAACTAGGAAATACACTAGCAGTGTAGATGCTGGATTAGCACAGAATAAAGCTTTAATTGTTAATCAGATTAGGGATGCTGTTTCAACAATTGTTGGTAACTATGGATCTATGTTTGATGGACATACTAGCGTAGATAATCTTGTAGATGAAAAGATTGTTACCTTTGACATTTCAGATATTAAAGATTTAGGCAATGTGTTTGTTGCTCAGATGTTTAACATGGTTTCACTCTGCTGGGATAACGCTGTTAATAACGGTAGCATAATGAAATCCATGTGGGAAAATAAAGAAATTGAACTTGAAGATGTTACGTGCTTCCTTATCCTAATAGACGAAAGTCACAGATGGGTAAATACAAAGATGGTTCAGATACTGGAGCTTCTAATCCAGTATCTAAGAGAAGCTAGAAAGTTCTTTGCTGGAATCACTTTTGCTTCTCAGTCAGTAAGAGACTTTGCTCCACAAGGTGCATCCGATCCACATATTGATAAAATACGTGTCTTATTTGAGCTAACACAGTATAAGTTTATGTTCAAGCAAGACAGCTCTACACTTCCGCTCATTAATGATGTTTTTGGAAGTGCATTGTCCTTCTCGCAAGTTGAGAGAATACCATTTCTTGGTATGGGTGACACCATTCTTTCAATATCAGGAGATAGAAGTCTTGAATTTAAAGTTTACCTAAATAAGCAGTACGAAGAAAGCATCTTCTCAGGTGGAAGATAA
- a CDS encoding type IV secretory system conjugative DNA transfer family protein, which yields MPTEDKSNHFLALNFVTQVFQYLFKVAKAGNGKLDRNVRFILDEFGNMPVLDNFGGMVTNCLGVGFSFDIFIQSYNQLHTNYEMEMDTIKDNFANQFYIMALGNETANEFSEQLGNKTVIELQRTGTRFGRNKTFMESSKERPLLFPKELKEFRQGEYAMIRGAKRTDLAGAGIKHYPILGEYMDNISFIKKLQIRSMVKKRRKAGGAMRNRDTGEPLSYRQELNYELSEAARKSGTAFLFRYQYATDDFPNPNEIYLDQICTESRERVNYTEYVYDPNIALGKKENAHSGAKKKVLSELSDYYSLETVLYACFGDNYEDELGLNSNTSVDQAMMIISAACDREGIKEKMAAQMKSILMRG from the coding sequence TTGCCTACTGAGGACAAGTCTAATCACTTCTTAGCCCTTAATTTTGTAACACAGGTATTCCAGTATCTATTCAAGGTTGCGAAGGCTGGAAATGGCAAATTAGACCGTAATGTGAGGTTCATATTAGACGAGTTTGGAAATATGCCAGTTCTTGATAACTTTGGCGGCATGGTTACAAATTGCCTTGGCGTTGGATTCAGCTTTGATATATTCATACAGTCATATAATCAGCTGCATACTAATTATGAAATGGAAATGGATACGATTAAGGATAACTTTGCTAACCAGTTCTACATCATGGCACTTGGAAACGAGACAGCAAATGAATTTTCAGAGCAGCTTGGAAATAAGACAGTAATAGAGCTTCAGCGTACAGGAACGAGATTCGGTAGAAACAAAACCTTTATGGAAAGCTCTAAAGAAAGACCGTTGTTATTCCCAAAAGAACTTAAAGAATTTAGGCAAGGGGAATATGCAATGATTAGAGGTGCAAAGAGAACAGACTTAGCTGGAGCTGGAATAAAGCACTATCCAATACTTGGTGAATACATGGATAACATTAGCTTTATAAAGAAGCTGCAAATACGCAGCATGGTAAAGAAAAGAAGGAAAGCTGGTGGAGCTATGAGGAATAGAGACACAGGCGAACCTTTATCTTACAGGCAAGAGCTTAACTATGAGCTTTCTGAAGCTGCTAGAAAGTCTGGAACTGCATTTCTATTTAGGTATCAATATGCTACAGATGATTTTCCTAATCCAAATGAAATATATCTGGATCAGATTTGCACCGAAAGTAGAGAGCGTGTAAATTACACAGAATATGTCTATGATCCTAATATTGCTTTAGGGAAAAAGGAAAACGCTCATTCAGGGGCTAAGAAAAAGGTTCTTAGTGAGCTTTCAGATTATTACAGTTTAGAAACTGTACTTTATGCTTGCTTCGGAGATAACTATGAAGATGAGCTTGGGCTTAATTCAAATACAAGTGTAGATCAAGCTATGATGATAATATCCGCAGCTTGTGACAGAGAGGGTATTAAAGAGAAAATGGCGGCACAGATGAAAAGTATCTTAATGAGAGGATAA
- a CDS encoding DUF6138 family protein — MCFTKYGHSFDKSYTKEVFDLVTALGSKLPAQIKKNGSGSIPKEIAECKTEDFSCTSNDAFAIIKISVKNESEETYSKALDYLCKLFEYGFSPSYSIEFKSSNKIYLPIKKLPKKGVNQFFANAILYPEIHDKIERYARLVMKEFEWYLNLNDEFCTMPGSFAVFALGLYDEKYHRLVCDYFAICDGEHQSIQGEFVLAYIEKFGFTEKGLELYKLCRSNIQALPNKLIAQYNKFFAQR; from the coding sequence GTGTGTTTTACCAAATATGGACATAGCTTTGATAAAAGCTATACCAAAGAAGTATTCGATTTAGTCACAGCGCTGGGAAGTAAGCTGCCGGCACAAATAAAGAAAAACGGTAGCGGATCAATCCCAAAGGAAATCGCAGAATGTAAGACGGAGGATTTTTCTTGCACTTCAAATGACGCCTTTGCAATTATCAAAATATCAGTGAAAAATGAGTCTGAAGAAACATATAGTAAAGCTTTAGATTATCTATGTAAGCTGTTCGAATATGGTTTTTCGCCGAGCTACTCAATTGAATTTAAAAGTTCTAATAAAATATATCTCCCTATAAAGAAGCTTCCGAAGAAGGGGGTAAATCAATTTTTTGCAAATGCAATTCTCTATCCTGAGATTCACGATAAAATTGAGCGATATGCAAGGTTAGTTATGAAAGAGTTTGAATGGTATCTAAATTTGAACGACGAGTTTTGTACGATGCCGGGAAGCTTTGCGGTGTTTGCATTAGGTCTTTACGACGAAAAATATCATAGGCTGGTCTGCGACTATTTTGCTATATGTGATGGTGAACATCAAAGCATTCAAGGTGAATTTGTGCTTGCGTATATAGAAAAGTTTGGCTTTACAGAAAAAGGTCTTGAGCTGTATAAACTGTGCAGGTCAAACATACAGGCGCTCCCAAATAAACTGATAGCTCAATATAATAAATTCTTTGCTCAGAGGTAA